A single genomic interval of Koleobacter methoxysyntrophicus harbors:
- a CDS encoding GNAT family N-acetyltransferase: MIIFRPAKPGEFNNILHVLKETSVSTNNINSPFNTFIVLEDNSKIIGVAGIEIYRDIGVLNSVAILPAYRGQQLGSGIVKSVLNFADRRNVKKIYLSTEKEEAFFKKLGFKTIDKQEIDERCSESTFLKNCSQKAKIMLLNLVGYFDKPCSHANT; encoded by the coding sequence ATGATCATTTTTCGTCCTGCAAAACCGGGTGAATTTAATAATATTCTGCATGTATTAAAAGAAACAAGCGTTTCTACAAATAATATAAACAGCCCTTTTAACACTTTTATTGTTTTGGAGGATAATAGTAAAATAATAGGTGTTGCGGGTATAGAAATATATAGGGATATTGGAGTATTAAATTCCGTTGCAATTTTACCTGCTTATAGGGGTCAGCAACTCGGGAGTGGAATCGTAAAATCAGTCTTAAATTTTGCTGACAGAAGGAATGTTAAAAAAATATATTTATCTACCGAAAAGGAAGAAGCCTTTTTTAAAAAATTAGGATTCAAAACAATAGATAAGCAGGAAATAGATGAAAGATGCAGTGAATCCACTTTTTTAAAGAACTGCAGTCAAAAGGCTAAAATTATGCTTTTAAACCTGGTAGGATATTTTGATAAACCGTGTTCTCACGCAAACACCTGA
- a CDS encoding pseudouridine synthase has protein sequence MRIQKFLSRAGVASRRKAEELIKHGRVKVNGKIIESMGVKIDPENDEIKVDNRIVKGNQKKIYIMLNKPKGYISSVSDPFNRPTVIDLIDIDNKDGLHPVGRLDYDSEGLLLLTNDGELTFKLTHPKYEINKTYIVEVKGIPPSQKMHMLSKGIKLEDGLITKPAKVKIKELKNNNAVLEFIIHEGKKRQIRRMCKAIGHPVIKLKRTKIGNLALKNLNTGKWRFLNEEEIQYLKNI, from the coding sequence ATAAGGATACAAAAGTTTCTATCCAGGGCAGGGGTAGCGTCCCGAAGAAAAGCTGAAGAATTGATTAAACATGGGCGGGTTAAAGTTAACGGCAAAATTATAGAAAGCATGGGAGTTAAAATCGATCCTGAAAACGATGAAATCAAAGTGGATAATAGAATCGTAAAAGGTAATCAGAAAAAAATTTATATTATGTTAAACAAACCGAAGGGATACATTTCTTCTGTCTCTGATCCCTTTAACCGCCCTACTGTAATCGATTTGATTGATATAGATAATAAAGATGGCCTGCATCCCGTAGGGAGATTAGATTACGATAGCGAAGGTCTGCTTCTTCTTACCAATGATGGAGAGCTTACATTTAAATTAACACATCCCAAATATGAAATAAATAAGACATATATTGTCGAGGTTAAAGGAATACCTCCTTCTCAAAAAATGCATATGCTTAGTAAAGGCATTAAATTAGAGGATGGTTTGATAACTAAGCCCGCTAAGGTTAAAATAAAAGAACTCAAGAACAATAATGCTGTCCTAGAATTTATAATCCACGAAGGCAAAAAAAGACAAATAAGAAGGATGTGTAAGGCTATAGGCCATCCTGTAATTAAATTGAAACGGACAAAAATTGGGAATCTCGCTCTGAAAAATTTAAACACAGGTAAATGGAGATTTTTGAATGAAGAAGAAATACAATATTTGAAAAACATTTAA